The sequence TTCATCTTTTTGCATGTGAAGATACCGTTCGTCCCAAGCAGCGGCCTCTTGTTTAAGTCTGTTTTCGTATTTCTTCTGCCAGATCCCTTCAAGTTTTTCCTTTGTCTCGGCTTCTTGCAGATCAGCTTCACATCTCTCATACATTTCATTTGTGTAGCACTGGCCACCATTTTCATCAACCATATGATTTACCATGTCTATCAGGTCTTTGGTAAATTTCTCCTTTTCTTCATCCGTCCCTCTGTTGTTGACAGCAATAAAGCGAAGACTTGTATCAAATAAGAAAAGCTTCAACATTACTGGGAATTCACTGAAGTAGTCGTGAAGAGTTTTACGCTCCTCTTCCAAGTCATCTTTTCCAGTAAATACAACAATCACAAATTTTTTAGCTTCTTGTCCGAAGCATCGCAGGAACTTTTCCAGTGTATTTTTGTCTTCTTCGGAGAATCTTCCTATCCTCACAATGAAAAGAATGGCGTGTATTCCAGGAGATGACATCCCCACACATTTCATGATCTCTTGCTTGATGTCTTCATGGGATCTTCTTGTGTCACAAAAACCTGGGACATCAACAAGTTGCAAGTCGTACCCAAAGCGTTTGAAGGAATGCTGCTTGCATTTCTTTGTGACAGACACTGGACTTATTAATGCCTGGAATACTTTTTCCTCCTTTCCAGTTCCAATTATTGTATTCCCTGTTTCACTTTTACCTGTTCCAGTCTTTCCAACAAGTACCATTCGAATTTCCCTCTTCAGAAAACTGCGTGTATTTTCTGTGAAGAAGATTAATCGTAGTTTCACACACTATTAACGATTATGCCACATTGTATCACATCAATATCGACACTTGACTTTCAACCAGATGTCATTAGAAACTAGTAAGATCAAATACTCGGTTTtgacttttgtttgtttactaatTATTGTGCTCATAGATACAATCACAAGGTAATATTTATTGACAGTCAGCTTAAATGTCAAAACCTCAGAATAATCCCTCAAAGGTGCACTAAGACAGCAGCGACCGTgcatccgtccgtccgtctgtgcGTCCGTAAAGTCCCAAGAGGAGTTGCATCAGTAAGAGTTTTGTGGAGAAAGCAACGGTGGGCTGCTCTACCTATTACTATTTACAAAATTCAAGTGTTTCCTTGTATGTTGTACAATATAATAAAGAATGGTGAACATATATTACAGATCGATACACTTCCACTTATGCGCTTATTCAGCTTGAAAGCAGTTTCCTTGTTCATCTTGAATACATTTCTGGATAGTAAAGAAATACCTTTGCCAGCCATTTCGAAGTGTTTTATCGTTTGCAGTCTTTTACAGTCTGTAACGAAAAGAAAATAGTATCAACCTCATTGTGTACGTCTGCTCAATGTCAAACTTGTAGACATTGTTGGTCTGTTGAAAGCAGGACAGTTGTTCTTCCACTTGTAAACGTGTACTTATTCAACACACGTCAGACGTTTCGTCTGTTTTTGTTTACAGGACTGAATGTAAATtgcacattttgttttcaataataaAGTTTGACGCCCAAACAGAGACATGATTAGTAAATGAGACACGTCGGTAAAATATGGTTATCATCGTCACAATATAACCCTGTAAACCCATTTGTTCATCTGGGCCAATCTCTTGCAAAGGATTTCACACAAAATACCACATGCTCTCTTTATGGATATCTACTAAGGATGCACAATGAACACAATATTTCAAAGACTATACATGTGACACGTCACGCATGGACGAGATGACGTTTCCTATGTCTTCAGGTATCATGACACATGATTCACCATCTTAAGACATTCCTTTATATAAAACGCAAGAACTCATCTAGACACACTTTTAAAGACATGAATGAATACACATGCATCGTTTAACATGTAGTTGAATCTTATCCAGAATCAGCACCAAAAGTCTTAGAAATACTCACCATCTGTGTGCTCGTCGTCCCCAGGTCAGGTCCCAGTTGTAATGTAGTGCGCCACGCTCACCTCTGGTTTTATACTCATGCACTTCAGGTAAAGAGAGTCACATGACCAGACCAGTTCAACCTCACACACCATCTAGGTCAGGTGAGAGCCTGACCGCCTATCTAGACAAACAGAGTCTACTGGAGTCGggtagaaaaaaaaacagacatAAGATTAACGGCTTCATTCAAAGAAAACATGGGAGTCATGGTCTTTCATGGCGTCCCTTAGCTGAATGGCTTATCTCGAAAAGCAGGAGAAGacgaggaagaagaagaaggcgAAGAAGAACAACACATAGGTAACAGCATACATATTCAGACTGCAAAACAGGCGACCTGTATGAAGTTCAAtcaccatatacatatatatgaaacGTTCAGCTAAACACATCACAGATTTCATATCTACAATTTTTATAGAAAGGATAGCAATATAGGTAAATGAAGGAAGAATATCCACATTGTAAAACTATTAATCTATATACATAAACGTAACTCCAGTTCACCAAGTTCATATGTCACTGCAAATGCGCAAGTGGGAAGATAACTGGAAGAAAATGCCACGTTGAAATTGAATTGACCATCGAGGTCATCCGATAATTATACAGATATATGAATTATTAAActagtcaacagcatgagcgtcgatctacgcgACTGACCACATCATCCATTAAGTTGCCTGTTATGACGAGCGTGGGTTACCAAAGCCCAGTTACAGCCTGATTTATCACTAGTAATATTCCACATCATCCTCAAGTTgcttgcctcttacgacaagcatgggtcactgaaacCCTGCTATTACCTGGATTATAGCGGGTAATATTCCATTCTGTGCCACTATATGCCATTACTGTAGATATGTAAGATCAGCCAACAAAATATGCCGGCAATGATACCAGTGATCATATTTTTGGTCAGTAACTTTAACTGTCAACAAATGAACTAAGTGTCTTTTGAATCATAGATAAGAGTTCATGATGGTGTATGCTTGGAAATTATCACATATGGTAAAGCATTTTGAACACATACAGTTCCTAGGGTAAATTAAGTAAGGCCTCGGTATAGCCTGGCTGACGTAAAACGATATTAGTAGTAGGCACTCACGTATTACCTAACAGTATGCC comes from Haliotis asinina isolate JCU_RB_2024 chromosome 13, JCU_Hal_asi_v2, whole genome shotgun sequence and encodes:
- the LOC137259798 gene encoding GTPase IMAP family member 4-like, which encodes MAGKENTRSFLKREIRMVLVGKTGTGKSETGNTIIGTGKEEKVFQALISPVSVTKKCKQHSFKRFGYDLQLVDVPGFCDTRRSHEDIKQEIMKCVGMSSPGIHAILFIVRIGRFSEEDKNTLEKFLRCFGQEAKKFVIVVFTGKDDLEEERKTLHDYFSEFPVMLKLFLFDTSLRFIAVNNRGTDEEKEKFTKDLIDMVNHMVDENGGQCYTNEMYERCEADLQEAETKEKLEGIWQKKYENRLKQEAAAWDERYLHMQKDEKQLIERLKALELRQKEEEEKKREAELKEAQEEMRRQLGGMKDLQRNQKEEFEHRKEELRFEEIRKQIREELEQGNMGFIRTAWQSVKNVASTLW